The genomic segment GCGCAGATGTTCCCACAGCAGCCGCTCGGCGTCGGTCGGGTTGCGGCGGAGCATGCGGGCGAGCCCGCGCAGCGAGCCGCCTTCGGCGTCGGGGCCGCCGGCGGCTGCGCGCTCCGCCAGCAGCGCGCGCAGGCGCGTGGCCTGATCGCCGTCGAGTACACCGCCCTTGGCCGGGCCCTTGCGGCCGTCGGCGATCGCCATCACCACGCCGTGCAGCGTGTGCATGTCCTGCTTGCTCGGCTCCATCCGGGTGAAGATGTTGCGCAGGTTCACCAGCATGGTGTCGCGCTTTTCCGGCGGGCGGAGGAATTCGACGCGGTCGAGCTCGGTCACCAGATTGGAGAAGAACGCGTCGATCTGATGCTGCGAGGCGCGCGGGCTGCGCTCCGGCATCTCGTAAGGCAGCGCGTTCTGGGTGGCGTGCTTGAACCATTCGTAGCCCATCAGCAGCACCGCCTGTGCCAGGTTCAGCGAGGCGAACGCCGGATTGACCGGGAAGGTGACGATGCGGTTGGCGAGCGCGACCTCGTCGTTCTCCAGCCCATGGCGCTCGCGGCCGAACATGATGCCGGTGGTCCCGCCGGAGGCGGTCTCGGCGACGATCTCCTGCGCGGCAGCTTCCGGCCCGCGCACCGGCTTGGCCTGGTCGTGGGCGCGCGCGGTGGTGGCGAACAGCAGCGTACAGTCCTTCACCGCCTCGGCGACGCTATCGAACAGTTCGACCGCATTCAGGATGTGGTCGGCGCCGGCGGCCGAGCGCTGGGCGGCGATGTTCGGCCAGCCGTCGCGCGGCTTCACCAGCCGCAGCCGGGTCAGCCCGAAATTGCCCATCGCGCGGGCGCACATCCCGATGTTCTCGCCCAGTTGGGGCTCGACCAGAATCACCACCGGGCCATCGAGCGCGGCCGGGGGCTTGGATCGGTCGGTGCCGGAGCCGGACATGGGCATCGTCTTTCAAAAACGGGCGCCCTCGGAGTGATCCGAGGCGGCGCGGGAGGATCGGGGGAAGCCGCGGCACGCGGGCCGGACAGCGGCGGCCGCCGCGCCTTTCCGTTGCCAAGGCGGCAGGAATTTCTCAAGCAAATAGTGGTTTTGCCGGCGCGTTTTAGGCGGTGTGAAGTGCGCTTGACACAGCGCGCCCCCACCGCGCTTCCGGCCGCGGCGGTGCGCGCGGCCGCGCGCTTGCCGAGCCATGCGCGAGCGCGCTGCGAATCCGTCCAAATTGCTTCCGCAATCGCCTTTCGGCCCGTCCGGCGCGGTGCTATAGCGAGCGCGGCTTTAGTCCAATTCCCGCCCCTTTAAGCGCAGAATCACAAGAAGGCCCGATCCCGCATGGCGAAAATCAAGGTGAAGAACCCCGTCGTGGAACTCGACGGTGACGAGATGACCCGTATCATCTGGCAGATGATCAAGGACAAGCTCATCACCCCGTTCCTTGATGTCGAGTTGATGTATTTCGACCTGGGGATGGAGCACCGCGACGCGACCGACGACCAGGTCACCATCGATGCGGCGAACGCGATCAAGCAGGTCGGCGTCGGCGTGAAGTGCGCCACCATCACCCCGGACGAAGCGCGGGTGAAGGAGTTCGGCCTCAAGAGCATGTGGAAGTCGCCGAACGGCACCATCCGCAACATCCTCGGCGGCGTAATCTTCCGCGAACCGATTATCTGCAACAACGTCCCGCGACTGGTGCCGGGCTGGACCAAGCCGATCGTGATCGGCCGTCACGCCTACGGCGATCAGTATCGCGCGACCGATATCAAGTTCCCCGGCCCGGGCACGCTGACGATGAAGTTCGTCGGCGAAGACGGCTCGGTGATCGAACGTGAAGTCTTCAAGGCGCCCGGCGCCGGCGTGGCGATGTCGATGTACAACCTCGACGAGTCGATCAAGGACTTCGCCCGCGCGTCGCTGAACTACGGCCTGATCCGCAACTATCCGGTCTATCTGTCGACCAAGAACACCATCATGAAGGTGTACGACGGTCGCTTCAAAGACATCTTCCAGGAGATCTTCGAGAACGAGTTCAAGGCCGAGTACGACGCCAAGGGCCTGACCTACGAGCACCGCCTGATCGACGACATGGTCGCATCGGCGCTGAAGTGGTCGGGTGGCTACGTCTGGGCCTGTAAGAACTACGACGGCGACGTGCAGTCCGACACCGTGGCGCAGGGCTACGGCTCGCTCGGCCTGATGACCTCGGTGCTGATGACGCCGGACGGCAAGACGGTGGAAGCCGAAGCCGCGCACGGCACCGTCACCCGCCACTATCGCGAACACCAGAAGGGCAAGGCGACCTCGACCAACTCGATCGCCTCGATCTTCGCCTGGACCCGCGGCCTGGCGCATCGCGCCAAGCTCGACAGCAACGAAGAGCTGGCCCGCTTCGCCGACACGCTGGAGAAGGTCTGCGTCGAAACCGTCGAAGCCGGCGCGATGACCAAGGACCTCGCACTCCTGGTCGGCGCCGATCAGCGCTGGCTGTCGACCGAGGGCTTCCTCGACAAGGTCGCACAGAACCTGCACAAGGCGATGGACACCAAGGCCGCCTGATCAGCGCGCCGCGACTGAACGAACGAAAGGCGCGGGATCGCTTCCCGCGCCTTTTTCTTTGCTGCCACGACCGGTCTATGGTTCGGCGCAACGATCCTCCGCAAACTCACCGAAAGCCACGGCAACGCTCATGACCTCACTGCTGACCTTCTGCGCCGCTGCGCTGATGGAGATCACCGGGTGCTTCGCGTTCTGGGCGTGGCTGCGGCTCGACAAGTCGCCGCTGTGGCTGATCCCCGGCATGCTCGCGCTGGCGCTGTTCGCTTACCTGCTGACGCTGGCCGACAGCCCGCTCGCCGGTCGCGCCTATGCGGCCTATGGCGGCATCTACATCGCCAGCGCGCTGCTGTGGGGTTGGGCGATCGAAGGCAACCGCCCCGACCAGTGGGACGTCATCGGCGCCGCGATCTGCCTGGTCGGCATGAGCGTGATCCTGTTCGGACCGCGCACACTGCCGGCGTGAGCGGATCGGGCTGCTGAACCAGAACGGGCGGACGGCAGACCATTTGTGCTGAATCGTCTCGGTCACTTTTGAGATGTTCTCGACTCGCCCCCGTGGCGTCCCGGTGCCGTCGCCGGGCTTCGGTGTCATAGTGTTGCACATTGTCACCAGCGGCGTTCAACGGCGGAAGCATGACTTTGGAGCACAGGTGGACGGGCGCGATCTCGCGGCTCGATCTGGCCGGCGGCGTTCTGCAACAGCCGGATGGCGATTGGGTCGACGAGCAGCTGCATCACGGCACCAAGGTGGTCGTTATCCTGCGCGGCGCGATGCGGGCGCAGATCGACGGCTGCGGCAGCGAGTTCAGCATTGCCGGCCCCACGGTGTGCGTGATCCGCGCGCCGGCCGACGCCTCCGGTCGCCAGATGATAACGGCCGACGAGCCGTTGCATTACGTGATGGTCAAGGCTGCCTTTGAGCCGGGCAGCGAGGCCGACCGCGAACGCGATCCGTTGGCGCCGCTGTTCTGCACCGATCGGCCGAGCCTGCAACACATCGAGGCGCCGCGCGCGCTGCAAGCGCTGTGCACGCAGCTCGAGGTGTGCCCGTTTGTCGGCGCGGCGCGGGATCTGTTCCTGTCCGCCAAGGCGATCGAGATCCTCGCTTTGGCATGCGACGCGGTCGAGACCAACATCGCGACCGAGACGCTGCGGCCCTCGCTCGGCGATGTCGAGCGCTTGAAGAAAGCCCGCGCGATCCTTCTGGAGCGGCTCGGAGCTCCGCCGAATTTGCCGGCCCTGGCGGCAGCGGTGGGAATGAACACCCGCAAGCTGACGGACGGTTTCCAAGCGGCGTTCGGAACCACCGTGAACGACTTCCTGCAGGACGCACGTTTGAATGAAGCGTATCGGCTGCTGTCGAGCGGCGCCACCAACGTCTCGGAGGCCGCACATCGCGTCGGCTACACGCCCGCTTACTTCTCGGCGGTGTTCCGAAAGCGCTTCGGGATTTCTCCGCGCGATCTGCTGTAATTCCACTCTGCGGCCGCCTCACCCCGCCGCCGACGTAGAACGTTTGTAATCGTAAGAATTCGTCCGGAAATCAAAAGTCCGACGGCTTGTCGCATTCCTCGCAGTCACGCTTCTGTGCCGCGTCCTGGAGGAATATCACGATGACGACACAGCCGCGTTCTGCTGAACTAACTGCTTCACGACAGCAAGCGCTGCGGCGCAGCCGCAAATACGCCGCGTCGCTGCCGATGAGTGCATTGCTGCTGATCGGTGCGGTGGCTGACGATGCGCGGGCTCAGGCTGCGGGAACTGCGCCCACCTCACCGGCCGTGAGCGCGCTGCCTGCCGTGGTCGTCAGTGCCCCGAAGCAGAGCAAGCCGAAACGGAGGGCTACACCGCCGACCGTAACCGCCGCCCCCGCAGCGCTCCCGCGCCCGACCTCGCGGACGACAACCGCACGCGACGCCGACGGGCCGGGTTTCGTCGCCCGGACCAGCACGACAGGAACCAAGACCAATACGCCGCTGATCGAAACGCCGCAGTCGATCTCGGTGATCAACCGCCAGCAGATGGACGCGCAGAACGTTCAGTCGGTGACCGACGCCTTGCGCTACTCGGCCGGCGTTGTGGCGACGACACCGGCGATCTCGCAGCGTTTCGACACGTTCAGCATTCGCGGCTTCGATGCCAGCAGCAGCGGAATCCTGCGCGACGGCCTGCGCGGCACCACCGCCCAAGCCTGGCCCAAGACCGAGCCTTACGGTCTCGAACGCGTCGAGGTGCTGCGCGGGCCGAGCTCGGTGCTGTACGGCCAGAACGCACCGGGCGGCCTGGTCAACCTCATCACCAAGCGACCGCTCGACAAGCCTTTCCACGAAGTGATGCTGCAGGGCGGCAGCTTCGACCGGTTGCAGGGGCAGTTCGATCTCAGCGGTCCGATCGACAAGGACGGCCAGTTTCTTTACCGGCTGACCGGACTGGCGCGCGACAGCAATACGCAATTCAAGGCGATCCCCGACGACAAGGTGTTCATCGCGCCGGCGTTCACCTGGCGGCCGGATATCGACACCACGCTGACCATCCTGACCGACTACAGCCACGAGAAGTTCGGGCCGCCGCGCCCGTACATTCCGATCCAGGGCACGCTGCTTCCGAACAAGAACGGGCAATTGCCGCGCAACCAGTTCCTTGACCAGCCCGGTCTCGACAACGATCGCACGCAATATTCGGCCGGCTATCTGTTCGAGCGTCATCTCGACGACACCTTCACGATGCGGTCGAATTTCCGCTACGGCCACGTCGACCTTTTGACCAACACCGCGTCGGGCATGAGTCTTGCGGCCAACCAGCGGACACTCAATCGCGCGCTGTATCAATTCCGCATCGTCGGCGACACCTACGCGTCCGACAATCAGATCCAGGCCGACTGGTGGATGGGCTCGACGCAGTTCGTGTCGCTGGCCGGCGTCGACTATCGCCGTTCGACCGAGGATTACTACCTCAACAGCGGCCGCGCTCCATCGATCGACATCTTCAATCCAGTCTACAACCAGCCGATCGGTGCGGCGACCACGGCGAGCGCCTCGACCTGGCAGACCTCCGACCAGATCGGCATCTATGGCCAGCAGCAGATCAAGTTCGACGGACGTTGGGTACTGAGCCTCGGCGGCCGCCAGGACTGGTCGAACACCGCCACGGATAACCGCCTGAAACGCTCGACCGCGACACAGGACGATAAGGCGTTCACCTACCGGGCTGGGCTCGTCTATCTCAGCGACGTCGGCCTCGCGCCCTATATCGGCTACTCGACCTCGTTCAGCCCGGTGCTCGGGACCGACTTCTACGGCCAGCCCTACAAGCCGACCACCGGACGGCAAGCGGAGATCGGCATCAAGTACCAGCCGGCCGGGGCGACCAGCTTCGTCACCATGTCGGTGTTCGATCTCTATCAGGAGAACGTGCAGACCACCGATCCGAACAATTCGCTCAATCGTCTTCAAGTCGGCGAGGTGCGTTCCCGCGGGTTTGAGCTTCAGGGCGTCGCCAATCCGATCGCAGGCCTGAATCTCGTGGCCTCTTACACCCACGCCGAACTGACCGTGACCAAGAGCAACACCGCCGCTGAGCTCGGCAACCGTCCGACCGGGCTGCCTGCGGACACCGCGTCGCTGTGGGGCGACTACACGTTCCAGAGCGGCCTGCTGGCCGGCTTCGGCGCTGGCCTCGGCGCGCGCTATGTGGGCGAGAGCTTCGCGGATTCCGCCAACACCATCGGCGTGCCGTCCTATGTGCTGTTCGACGCCGCGCTGCACTACGATCTCGGCCAGCTTCATCGCGATCTCAAGGGGATGCGGCTCGCCATCAACGCCACCAACCTCACCAACAAGCAGTACTACGTGAGCTGCTCGGCCACGAGTTGCAACGCCGGCTTCGACCGCTCGGTCATCGCCAGCCTTCGCTACCGGTGGTGAGCCATTCAGGAGACCAAACGATGCGCTTCATGACTCACCTGACCCGGGCCGCGATCGTCGCGGTGTGGGCGTCGACGATGCCCTGCCCCGCTTCGGCGCACGAACTGCGGCCCGGCCTGACGCAAACCGCCGTCACCTATCGCGGCGAACATCGTTGGGCGTGGCGTTCGGAGGACGGCGAGACCGGCACTTTGCGCCTCGGCTTCACCGCGCTGCCGAGCGGCGACTATCTGGTCGCCGGATCGCTGGTGCTCGACGACGCCGAACTGGGAGCCAGCGGCTCCGCCCGGTGGCGGGGTGACCGCCTGATCGTCGACCTGATGGTGAGCGGCGGGGTGCGCGCGCAGGCGCCCGACGAAGCCAAGCAGCGGCTGTTCGCGAAAGGTGAAGTGCCGAAGCAGATCGACTCGGCCGGCTTCGCCAGCTTCCGTGCCGAACTGTCGGCGGCACTCGACGGCGTCACCCAGCAATATCAGACCAACGTGCTTACCGGCGGCAAGGTGCAGGGGCCGATCTATCGTAACGGCACGTTGAAGCTGCTGTCGCAGTGACGCAGCGCCCCGATCACACCGTGCGGCGGCTGTCGGCTCGCCGCATCTGGCGTGCGCTGCATCTTTCGCTTGCGCTCACCGTCGGTGCCGGCCTCGCGTTGATCGGCGCGAGCGGCGCGCTGCTGGTGCTGAAAGAGCCGCTGGTCGCCCTCGAAGTCGGACGCGAGATCGTCAAGCCGCCGCGCATTGCGGGGCTGCCGGACGCCACTGCGGACCGGTGGATCGAGCGAACGAGCCAGCGCTACCCCGAGCTGAAGGTGATCGGAGCCAACGCGCCGGGTGCGGGATTCCTGCCCGGCGACGCGGCGATCGTATTCGGTCGCCTGCCGCCGGGCGATCTTGGCGTGGTGTTCGTACATCCCCAGAGCGGCGAGCCGCTCGGACAGTTCGCGTTCGATCGATCGTGGTTCGCAGCGGTGGTGAATCTGCATCGCCGATTGCTGCTGCCAAGTTCGCTGGGCGCCGACGTGGTCAGTTGGTGCGGCATCGGCCTCGCGGCATCGCTGCTGTCGGGCGCGTATCTGTGGTGGCCGCGGCAGCGAAAATGGTGGCGATCATTCTGGATTAACGCATCCGCCTCGGGACGGCGAAGCCTGATCGAATGGCATGGCGTGTCGGCCGCCTATCTGCTGGCGCCCATGCTCGTGCTGGCGGCAACCGGAGTGGCGCTTACCAAACCGCAGTGGCTGGGACTGCGCGGGCCGGCACCGGCCAAGCCCATGGCCCAGGCAATCGCTCCGGCCTGTACTGCCGGCACCGACATTCCCGCCGCATTGGCGGCCACCGCGCAGGCGCACCCCAGCGCCCACATCGTCGGTATCATCCTGCCGCGAGGACCGGCCGGCGCGTATCAGATCAGGTTGCGTTCACCGATATCGAGCCGCAACGACCTGACTGTGGAGGTCAGAACGGGATGTACCACGCCTGTGGTGGAGACTGTTGAGGCCGACTCCGCACTCCGGCGCGACTGGCTGAACCCGCTGCACGCAGATATGCGGCTCGGCATCTCCGGACAGGCGGTCGTGTTCCTGTGCGGCATCGCGCTTCCGGTTCTGTATGCGACCGGGCTTTGGTTGTGGATAGGACGGCGGCGCAAGCGCGCCGGCTGAGGCGCCTTGCGGATGCACGGCCGTCTGGATCAGGCGGCCGCACCGGCCGAAGCCGGGGCCGTGGCGCTAGTGATCGGGCTGGCGGCAGCATCCCCGCTCACGGCATCGACGCCGAGGCGCGCGATCATGGCGCGGGCGATTTCGTCTTCGCCCATGATCACCAGATTGGCGCCGTTGCTGCGCAGATGCGTCACTTCTTCGGCCGAATGCGCACGGGCGATAATCAGAAGTCCGGGATTGACCGCACGCGCCTTGGCGACGATCTGGCCGCCTTCGAACGCGTTGGGGATCGCCACCAGCAGGCCGTGCGCCTGCGCGACCTCGGCCTCGTCGAGGATCTCCTGGGCGGCAGCGTTGCCGTTGATCGCGGTGAAGCCTTCACGCTGCAACCGTGCCACCCGTTCGTCGTCGTTCTCGATCACCACCATGTCGGCGCCGGCGCGGCGGAGCGCGGTGCTGACATTGGAGCCGACGCGGCCGTGGCCGACCAGGACGATATGGCCGCGCAGCTGCGCCGGCATTGCAGCGGCCGCAGCCTCCTTCGCCGCCTGCTTGGCGACTTCGGCTGCCGCCGCGATCTTGGCGCTGACCCGATCGAGGAGCACGAACATCATCGGATTGAGCATGATCGAGATGATCGCACCGGCCAGCACCAGATCGCGGCCGCGCTCCGGCATCAGCCCGAGGCTGACGCCGAGCCCGGCGAGGATGAAAGAGAACTCGCCGATCTGCGCCAGCGAAGCGGAGATCGTCAGCGCCGTCATGTTGGGATGGCCGAACAGCCGCACGATGAAGAAAGCGGCGATCGACTTGCCGAATACGATGATCAGCACGGTGACGAGCAGCGGCAACGGCTCACGCACCACGATGCCGGGATCGACCAGCATGCCGACCGAGACGAAGAACAGCACCGCGAACGCATCCCGCAGCGGCAGCGTCTCGTTGGCAGCGCGATGGCTGAGCTCGGACTCCGACAGGATCATGCCGGCGAAGAACGCGCCGAGCGCGAGCGATACGTCGAACAGCACCGCCGCGCCGAATGCGACGCCGAGCGAGATCGCCAGCACCGCGAGACGAAACAGCTCGCGCGAGCCGGTGTGCGCGACGTAGTGCAGCATCCACGGAATGATGCGGCGGCCGACCACCAGCATGAACACCATGAAGGCGAACACCTTGCCGAGCGTCATCGCCACCGGCCACAGCACCGTCTCCCAGTTGGCGGTGGTAGCCTCGCCCTTGAGCAGCCCCGCGACCGCCGGCAGCAGCACCAACGTCAGCACCATCGCGATGTCTTCGACGATCAGCCAGCCGACCGCGATCCGGCCGCGCTCGCTGTCGACCAGCCGGCGCTCCTGCAGCGCGCGAAGCAGCACCACGGTACTCGCCACCGACAGCGCCAGACCGAACACCAGGCCGGCGCCGAACGGCCAGCCCAGCGCATGGCCAAGCCCGGCGCCGAGCACGGTTGCAGCACCGATCTGCACCACCGCACCGGGAATCGCGATCGCCCGGACTTCGAGCAAATCCTTCAATGAAAAATGCAGGCCGACGCCGAACATCAGCAGGATGACGCCAATTTCGGCGAGCTCGTTGGCGAGGCTCTGATCGGCCACATAGCCGGGGGTGAATGGGCCGATCACAACGCCGGCGAGCAGATAACCGACCAGCGGCGAGATTTTCAGCCGCTGGGCCGCGACACCGAAGGCAAAAGCCAGCACCAAGCCGGCCACGATGGTGGAAATCAGTGGGGTGTTGTGCTCCATCGTTCCGTTGTGCGGCATGACGCCGCGACCGTCCACCCGAACGAGGGCTACCGATCGCCGCAGTGCACGCGGACGAGACGGAACCGACTTTGGCAGAGCTGAGAATCGCGATCTATTGCCGCAGCCCTGCGACGATTTGATCGATGTCGTCGCCCTCCGCTACCTCACGTGATTGAAAGAACGATGTCAGTCGAAAACGATGTGGGAGTTTACCGGGAAGCCTTGGTGTTTCTCGGGACTGCAGGCGTACTGATCCCGGTGATGACGCGGTTTCGCGTCAGCCCGGTGCTCGGCTTTCTGGTCGCGGGGCTGGTGCTCGGTCCGCACAGCCTCGGCCGGATCGGCGCCGACCTGCCCTGGCTGAGTTACGTCACCATTACCTCTCAGGATGCGGTCGATCGGCTGGCCGAACTCGGCGTCGCCTTCCTGCTGTTCACCATCGGCCTCGAACTGTCGTTCGACCGTCTCTGGACGATGCGGCGGCTGGTGTTCGGCCTCGGCATGTCGCAGGTGGTGCTGACGACCGCGGCGATCAGCGGCATCGCGCTCATCTTCGGCAACACCGTGGAATCGAGCCTAGTGATCGGCGCCTGTCTGGCGCTGTCGTCGACCGCGATCGTGCTGCAGCTCTTGGCCGAGCAGAAGCGGCTCGCGACCGTGGCCGGGCGCAGCATCTTCGCGGTGCTGCTGGCGCAGGATCTCGCGGTGGTACCGATCCTGTTTCTGATCGTGGTGTTCGGCAAGGCGGCCGGCGATGCGGCGGGCGGCGGCGCGGCCAGCACCGGCGCCGTTTGGCTTGGGCTCGCAATGGCCTTGGTGCAGGCCGCCGCCGCCATCCTGCTGATCATCGGCTTCGGCCGGCTGGTGCTGCGCCGGCTGTTCCGCCTGGTCGCCTCGACCCACAACCGTGAACTGTTCATGGCGACGATCCTGTTCGTGGTGGTCGGCACCTCGCTGGTCACGCACGTCGCCGGATTGTCGATGGCGCTCGGCGCCTTCCTGGCCGGCCTGGTGCTGGCCGAGACCGAATTCCGCCGCCAGGTCGAAGTCGATATCGAGCCGTTCAAGGGCATGCTGCTCGGGCTGTTCTTCATCTCGGTCGGAATGCGGATCGATCTTGCCGAAGTTGCGCGCTATCCGGCGATGGTGGCGACCTCTGTGATCGGCATGACGGCGCTGAAGGCGCTGGTGATCGCCGGCCTCACCTGGCTGTTCCGGCTGTCGCGGCCGGTGATCGCCGAGGCCAGCCTGCTGCTCGCCGGCGGCGGCGAATTCGCCTTCCTGGTGCTCGGGCTTGCCAGCTCCAGCGGCCTCGTCACGCGCGAGGTCGAGCAGTTCATGCTGCTGGTGTCGTCGGGCACCATGATGCTGACGCCCTATCTGGCGCGGCTGAGCCGCAAGGCCAGCGCACGCGCCCGCAAGGCGGTGGCGGTGGCGGCCGGTCACACCGATCCGACGCCCAGCGACTCGCCGCGTATCATTTTGGTCGGCTATGGCCGCGTCGGCCGCATCGTCGGCGACATCCTGAACAAGCAGGGCAAGCCGTTCATCGGCATCGACGTCGATCCGGAAGCGGTGGCGCGCGCCCGCAAGGCCGGCGTCAACGTCGTGTATGGCGACGCCACCCAGCGCGCGTTCCTGCGCAAATGCGGGCTCGGCGATGCGCCCGCCGTGGTGGTGACGATGCACGACGCCGCAGCCGCCGAACACGTCGTCGCCGCGGCCCGTGCCGAGCGCGCCGACCTGCCGGTGATCGTCCGCGCCCGCGACGCCGACCACGCCGCGCGGCTGTTTACCCTCGGCGCCACCGAAGTGATCCGCGAAGTGCTGGAAGCCAGCTTCGAGATCGCCTCCACCGTGCTGCAGGCGCTCGGCATGCCGGTCGGCAAAGTCATCGCCGTGATCCACGACGAACGCGACACCCGCAAGAAGCGCGTCCGCGCCGGCGTACCGGCCGATTGAGGGCGCGGCTCCGCAAAAAGCCTACATCTCCCGCGTCATGTCGGTATCTCTCCTCTCCCCTGCCATTCAGACCATCGCCCTGCACGACGGCACGGAACAGACCACCTCGACCGAACTTATCGGTTGATGCGGTCAGTCTGCCTCGTGTCTCGAGCAGCGTTCGCAGCTTCGAAGTCGGCTGATCGGCGTCCCCCGTCCGGTCTCCATTGCTATCGAAAGCGTCGATCTGATGAAGCTGGGCAAAGCCCAATCCCTGGAAGACGTCGCCGGTCTGGTCGGCGCCTGCGCGGTCACGATCCTGGCCGTCATCATCATCTCGGCGCTGTATGTCGGCCGAGAGGTGTTCGTCCCGGTCGCCCTGGCGATCCTGCTGAGCTTCGTGCTGGCTCGCCCGGTCAACTTCCTGCAGTCCCTGCGGGTGCCGCGGGCAATCGCGGCGATCACCACCGTTCTTTTCGCCTTCGCGGTGATCTTCGCGCTCGGCAGCCTGATCGCGACGCAGCTGTCGCGGCTGGCCGACGACCTGCCGCAGTACCAATCGACGATCCAATCCAAGATCACCTCGCTGCGCGGCGTGACCGGCGGCTCCACGACGCTCGAACGCGCCGAGGGGATGCTGCAGAATCTCAGCAAGGAACTGAACAAACCGAAGAACGCGCCCGCGCCGTCGCTGAGCAATCCACCGACGTCGTCGTCGAGACCGGTCACCCCCGTTCCGGTCGAAGTCCTGCAGCCCGATCCGGGGACCTTGGCGAACCTGCGATCTCTGATCGCGCCGCTGATCTCGCCGCTGGCGACGACCGGCATCATCGTGATCTTCGTTATCTTCATCCTGTTGCAGCGGGAGGACCTGCGCAATCGGCTGATCC from the Rhodopseudomonas palustris genome contains:
- a CDS encoding TrmJ/YjtD family RNA methyltransferase; its protein translation is MSGSGTDRSKPPAALDGPVVILVEPQLGENIGMCARAMGNFGLTRLRLVKPRDGWPNIAAQRSAAGADHILNAVELFDSVAEAVKDCTLLFATTARAHDQAKPVRGPEAAAQEIVAETASGGTTGIMFGRERHGLENDEVALANRIVTFPVNPAFASLNLAQAVLLMGYEWFKHATQNALPYEMPERSPRASQHQIDAFFSNLVTELDRVEFLRPPEKRDTMLVNLRNIFTRMEPSKQDMHTLHGVVMAIADGRKGPAKGGVLDGDQATRLRALLAERAAAGGPDAEGGSLRGLARMLRRNPTDAERLLWEHLRKDRRFAGNFKRQTPVGRHIPDFVSFTRRVAIELVNPDESDAIVRDRAMRKAWLEARDYRVALVAATDVTSDIAAVLARLEAVLAA
- a CDS encoding NADP-dependent isocitrate dehydrogenase — translated: MAKIKVKNPVVELDGDEMTRIIWQMIKDKLITPFLDVELMYFDLGMEHRDATDDQVTIDAANAIKQVGVGVKCATITPDEARVKEFGLKSMWKSPNGTIRNILGGVIFREPIICNNVPRLVPGWTKPIVIGRHAYGDQYRATDIKFPGPGTLTMKFVGEDGSVIEREVFKAPGAGVAMSMYNLDESIKDFARASLNYGLIRNYPVYLSTKNTIMKVYDGRFKDIFQEIFENEFKAEYDAKGLTYEHRLIDDMVASALKWSGGYVWACKNYDGDVQSDTVAQGYGSLGLMTSVLMTPDGKTVEAEAAHGTVTRHYREHQKGKATSTNSIASIFAWTRGLAHRAKLDSNEELARFADTLEKVCVETVEAGAMTKDLALLVGADQRWLSTEGFLDKVAQNLHKAMDTKAA
- a CDS encoding YnfA family protein — encoded protein: MTSLLTFCAAALMEITGCFAFWAWLRLDKSPLWLIPGMLALALFAYLLTLADSPLAGRAYAAYGGIYIASALLWGWAIEGNRPDQWDVIGAAICLVGMSVILFGPRTLPA
- a CDS encoding helix-turn-helix transcriptional regulator, which produces MTLEHRWTGAISRLDLAGGVLQQPDGDWVDEQLHHGTKVVVILRGAMRAQIDGCGSEFSIAGPTVCVIRAPADASGRQMITADEPLHYVMVKAAFEPGSEADRERDPLAPLFCTDRPSLQHIEAPRALQALCTQLEVCPFVGAARDLFLSAKAIEILALACDAVETNIATETLRPSLGDVERLKKARAILLERLGAPPNLPALAAAVGMNTRKLTDGFQAAFGTTVNDFLQDARLNEAYRLLSSGATNVSEAAHRVGYTPAYFSAVFRKRFGISPRDLL
- a CDS encoding TonB-dependent siderophore receptor, producing MTTQPRSAELTASRQQALRRSRKYAASLPMSALLLIGAVADDARAQAAGTAPTSPAVSALPAVVVSAPKQSKPKRRATPPTVTAAPAALPRPTSRTTTARDADGPGFVARTSTTGTKTNTPLIETPQSISVINRQQMDAQNVQSVTDALRYSAGVVATTPAISQRFDTFSIRGFDASSSGILRDGLRGTTAQAWPKTEPYGLERVEVLRGPSSVLYGQNAPGGLVNLITKRPLDKPFHEVMLQGGSFDRLQGQFDLSGPIDKDGQFLYRLTGLARDSNTQFKAIPDDKVFIAPAFTWRPDIDTTLTILTDYSHEKFGPPRPYIPIQGTLLPNKNGQLPRNQFLDQPGLDNDRTQYSAGYLFERHLDDTFTMRSNFRYGHVDLLTNTASGMSLAANQRTLNRALYQFRIVGDTYASDNQIQADWWMGSTQFVSLAGVDYRRSTEDYYLNSGRAPSIDIFNPVYNQPIGAATTASASTWQTSDQIGIYGQQQIKFDGRWVLSLGGRQDWSNTATDNRLKRSTATQDDKAFTYRAGLVYLSDVGLAPYIGYSTSFSPVLGTDFYGQPYKPTTGRQAEIGIKYQPAGATSFVTMSVFDLYQENVQTTDPNNSLNRLQVGEVRSRGFELQGVANPIAGLNLVASYTHAELTVTKSNTAAELGNRPTGLPADTASLWGDYTFQSGLLAGFGAGLGARYVGESFADSANTIGVPSYVLFDAALHYDLGQLHRDLKGMRLAINATNLTNKQYYVSCSATSCNAGFDRSVIASLRYRW
- a CDS encoding PepSY-associated TM helix domain-containing protein codes for the protein MTQRPDHTVRRLSARRIWRALHLSLALTVGAGLALIGASGALLVLKEPLVALEVGREIVKPPRIAGLPDATADRWIERTSQRYPELKVIGANAPGAGFLPGDAAIVFGRLPPGDLGVVFVHPQSGEPLGQFAFDRSWFAAVVNLHRRLLLPSSLGADVVSWCGIGLAASLLSGAYLWWPRQRKWWRSFWINASASGRRSLIEWHGVSAAYLLAPMLVLAATGVALTKPQWLGLRGPAPAKPMAQAIAPACTAGTDIPAALAATAQAHPSAHIVGIILPRGPAGAYQIRLRSPISSRNDLTVEVRTGCTTPVVETVEADSALRRDWLNPLHADMRLGISGQAVVFLCGIALPVLYATGLWLWIGRRRKRAG